The Arachis hypogaea cultivar Tifrunner chromosome 14, arahy.Tifrunner.gnm2.J5K5, whole genome shotgun sequence genome has a segment encoding these proteins:
- the LOC112741959 gene encoding uncharacterized protein PHLOEM PROTEIN 2-LIKE A4 — protein MTNPDEEVSDPHWQGPEIIDLGKPYQHGREMIFSVGVRYLTITWGNQRRFWKEFDNISDPFCGLGEAKLLVQVNWLEVTGKLSMGELKRHNGDSIKTYEIFYVVSFNEDAYGWHSAPVKFTVKPRVEPLPFIEVNLEEYRKKHGQWHEISGGRFPVSGEKYVEFGMYEVETAWWKGGMHLAGVIIKAVNDDDQTAHTKRDQQGGYSCEKL, from the exons ATGACGAACCCTGATGAAGAAGTAAGCGACCCTCATTGGCAAGGA CCGGAGATCATCGATCTTGGGAAACCCTATCAACACGGAAGAGAAATGATTTTCAGTGTAGGTGTTCGCTACCTAACCATTACTTGGGGAAACCAAAGAAGATTCTGGAAAGAGTTTGATAATATATCTGACCCGTTCTGTGG GTTGGGAGAAGCAAAATTGCTTGTTCAAGTGAACTGGCTGGAAGTAACTGGAAAACTAAGCATGGGAGAATTGAAGCGTCATAATGGTGATTCAATTAAGACGTATGAGATATTTTATGTGGTTAGCTTCAATGAGGATGCATATGGTTGGCACTCCGCACCGGTCAAGTTCACGGTGAAACCCAGGGTGGAGCCTCTACCGTTCATCGAGGTGAATCTGGAGGAGTACCGGAAGAAGCATGGTCAGTGGCATGAGATCTCCGGTGGTCGCTTTCCAGTTTCCGGTGAAAAATATGTTGAGTTTGGAATGTACGAGGTTGAGACTGCATGGTGGAAAGGTGGCATGCATCTTGCTGGCGTCATCATTAAGGCCGTCAATGATGATGATCAAACTGCTCATACTAAAAGGGATCAACAAGGCGGTTACTCCTgtgaaaaattataa